The Leptospira paudalimensis region CAATACGGCAAGTCGGTGTGAATCTTCTGGAATGACAGGGAAAATCAATATTTCAGCTGAAACCTATACATTGGTGAAGGATTTTTTCCAGTGCGAATACCGAGGGGAAATCCCTGCCAAACACAAAGGTCAAATCCAAATGTATTTTGTGGAAGGGTTACTTCCCGAATTACAAAGGGAGGGGCATCCCAAAATTCCGAATCAAGAATTTATCAATCGTTACAAAGCTCTCGGAGATAAACCCTAAGATTTGTTCATTTTTCTTAGGATCTACCTTTGTGGTCTGTGTTTAGAAACCTTGTGCTTTTAAATCTGCTTCCATCATAATTTTTACAAGTTCTTTGAACTTTACTTTTGGTTCCCAACCTAATTGGCGTTTTGCTTTCTCAGGATTTCCAATGAGTAATTCTACTTCCGTTGGTCGGTAGTACTTTGGATCAATTTTGACAAGGACTTGGCCAGTTTTTTTATCCTTTCCAATTTCGTTATCTTCTTTTCCTTCCCAAACCACTTCATAACCAGCAATTTTATAAGACTCTTCAATGAATTCACGAACTGTGTGAGTTTCATTGGTAGCCACAACATAATCATCTGGTTTCTCTTTTTGTAACATCATCCACATCATTTCAACGTAGTCAGGAGCATAACCCCAGTCACGTTTTGAATCAATATTACCCATTGTAATGAAAGGAAGTTTGCCAGCTTTCACCGCAGAAACACCGAGAGTGATTTTTCTTGTAACAAATGTTTCTCCACGTCTTGGAGATTCATGATTAAATAATATTCCATTTGATGCGTGCAGATTGTACGCTTCTCTGTAATTCACAACTGCCCAATATGCATACAATTTTGCGACTGCATATGGGGATCTTGGATAAAATGGTGTTTTTTCTGTCTGTGGAACTTCTTGGACAAGTCCATATAATTCAGATGTGGATGCTTGGTAGAATCTTGAGTTAATGCCTGTTTGTTTGATAGC contains the following coding sequences:
- the gmd gene encoding GDP-mannose 4,6-dehydratase → MKKALITGITGQDGSYLAELLLQKGYEVHGIVRRTSLFNRNRIEHLHGNPKLHLHYGDLTDSSNLNRILEKIQPSEIYNLAAQSHVQVSFEVPEYTAEVDAVGTLRILDAIKQTGINSRFYQASTSELYGLVQEVPQTEKTPFYPRSPYAVAKLYAYWAVVNYREAYNLHASNGILFNHESPRRGETFVTRKITLGVSAVKAGKLPFITMGNIDSKRDWGYAPDYVEMMWMMLQKEKPDDYVVATNETHTVREFIEESYKIAGYEVVWEGKEDNEIGKDKKTGQVLVKIDPKYYRPTEVELLIGNPEKAKRQLGWEPKVKFKELVKIMMEADLKAQGF